The Ignavibacteria bacterium genome includes a window with the following:
- a CDS encoding electron transfer flavoprotein subunit alpha/FixB family protein: protein MNFSNEVWVFIEQRNGKPVDVSFELLSKGKKLADASYGKLKAIVLGESVRNIAEESFLYGTDEALLIEHSALKQYRTIPYSRTLQELIEKYVPRIVLFGATIIGRDLAPRVASHTKSGLTADCTELKIEDVEYLNTTYKNLLLQIRPAFGGNIIATIITPDTATQMATVREGVMEMHPVAERKHQKITEIPFVAKEVDELVTIIEQHHEETKVNLKSAPIIVSGGYGLGSKENFKWIYELAHTLGGEVAGSRAAVDAGFIPHERQVGQTGVTVRPKLYIAVGISGAIQHRAGMQEAKKIIAINTDADAPIFNISHYGIVGDANDIIPKFIEVYKSKLK, encoded by the coding sequence ATGAATTTTTCAAACGAAGTTTGGGTATTTATTGAACAGCGAAACGGAAAACCTGTTGATGTAAGTTTTGAGTTACTTTCGAAAGGGAAAAAATTAGCGGACGCTTCGTACGGAAAACTTAAAGCAATTGTCTTAGGAGAAAGCGTGCGAAACATTGCGGAAGAATCCTTTCTCTATGGCACCGATGAAGCGTTGCTGATTGAACATTCTGCGTTGAAACAGTATCGCACTATTCCGTACAGCAGAACGTTGCAAGAATTGATAGAAAAATATGTTCCGCGCATTGTGCTTTTTGGCGCAACGATTATTGGACGCGACCTTGCACCGCGTGTTGCTTCGCATACGAAAAGCGGACTCACTGCCGATTGCACGGAACTAAAAATTGAAGACGTCGAGTATTTGAATACAACGTACAAAAATTTATTGTTGCAAATTCGACCTGCGTTTGGCGGAAATATTATTGCAACAATCATAACTCCCGATACGGCAACACAAATGGCAACCGTGCGCGAAGGTGTTATGGAAATGCATCCGGTTGCAGAAAGGAAACACCAGAAGATTACAGAAATTCCGTTTGTTGCGAAAGAGGTTGATGAACTGGTAACCATAATCGAACAACATCACGAAGAAACAAAAGTGAACTTAAAATCTGCGCCGATAATTGTTTCCGGCGGTTACGGACTTGGTTCGAAAGAAAATTTCAAATGGATTTATGAACTTGCGCATACACTTGGGGGAGAAGTTGCAGGAAGTCGCGCAGCTGTTGATGCGGGATTTATTCCCCACGAACGACAAGTGGGACAAACGGGAGTTACCGTTCGCCCGAAACTCTACATTGCCGTTGGTATTTCCGGAGCAATTCAGCATCGTGCGGGGATGCAGGAAGCAAAAAAAATTATTGCAATTAATACCGATGCCGATGCGCCGATATTTAACATCAGTCATTATGGAATAGTCGGAGACGCAAATGATATCATTCCGAAATTTATTGAAGTGTATAAAAGCAAACTGAAATAA
- a CDS encoding electron transfer flavoprotein subunit beta/FixA family protein, which translates to MYNSVVLVKQVPDTSNITGKVMKEDGTVNRAKLPAIFNYEDKVALEIALRVKDEYGGNVTAITMGPPRASDILRECLWMGADSVYLITDRKFAGADTLATSYVLSEAIKKIGNFDFIFAGRQAIDGDTAQVGPQTAEKLNIPQITYAEKILKIENRKAKVKRKIDGGFEILECQLPVMLTVLKGAAEPRPFSAKRVMAYKNAKSQTELEKLAEGNSLLNTDSLVLEFTLRSLFIPTLTTDDLPVNIERCGIKGSPTKVHKVESVVLGSGNHRRVENTKIGIAKLVDELLEDHIFG; encoded by the coding sequence ATGTATAACTCCGTTGTTTTAGTAAAACAAGTTCCCGATACGTCGAACATTACCGGCAAAGTGATGAAAGAAGACGGCACGGTTAATAGGGCAAAATTGCCGGCAATTTTTAACTATGAAGATAAAGTTGCGTTAGAGATTGCGCTTCGTGTAAAAGATGAATACGGTGGAAACGTAACCGCAATTACGATGGGACCTCCGCGCGCTTCCGATATTCTACGTGAATGTTTATGGATGGGCGCAGATTCCGTGTATTTGATTACCGATAGAAAATTTGCAGGCGCAGATACCTTGGCAACATCGTATGTTTTGAGCGAAGCAATAAAAAAAATCGGCAACTTCGATTTTATATTTGCAGGAAGACAAGCAATTGATGGCGACACTGCACAAGTTGGACCGCAAACAGCAGAGAAATTAAACATTCCGCAAATAACGTATGCAGAAAAAATTCTGAAAATAGAAAACAGGAAAGCGAAAGTGAAAAGAAAAATTGACGGAGGTTTTGAAATTCTCGAATGTCAACTTCCGGTTATGTTGACAGTTCTTAAAGGTGCCGCAGAACCAAGACCATTTTCTGCAAAACGAGTGATGGCGTACAAAAATGCAAAATCACAGACGGAACTTGAAAAACTTGCAGAAGGAAATTCGCTGCTGAACACTGATTCTCTCGTTCTCGAATTTACGTTGCGCTCATTGTTTATTCCAACACTCACTACAGATGATTTGCCCGTGAATATTGAGCGTTGCGGCATCAAAGGTTCGCCGACTAAAGTTCACAAAGTGGAATCCGTCGTTCTCGGGAGCGGAAATCATCGTCGTGTGGAAAACACAAAAATCGGTATCGCGAAATTAGTTGATGAATTACTTGAAGACCATATATTCGGATAG
- a CDS encoding 4Fe-4S dicluster domain-containing protein gives MFKQAKAKTPESYNAKVHYYGMGIQIDKCIGCARCVEACKEENGVPKEPFFFRTWVERYIIKKDGETIVQNVSLKNGDQDPTEKDILRSFFVPKLCNQCDNPPCVQVCPVGATFKTDDGVVLIDDKRCIGCRYCVQACPYGARYIHPEKQTADKCTFCYHRITKGLLPACVEVCPTQARIFGDVKSTASPLTRFKRMNKIFMLKPSLNTEPKVMYSNLDGEVR, from the coding sequence ATGTTTAAACAAGCGAAAGCCAAAACGCCAGAATCATATAATGCGAAAGTCCATTATTACGGAATGGGAATTCAAATTGATAAGTGTATCGGATGTGCGCGGTGTGTCGAAGCGTGCAAAGAAGAAAATGGCGTTCCGAAAGAACCGTTTTTCTTTCGCACATGGGTGGAACGATATATCATCAAAAAAGATGGAGAAACTATTGTTCAAAACGTGAGTTTGAAAAACGGCGACCAAGATCCGACGGAAAAAGATATTTTGCGTAGTTTCTTTGTTCCGAAACTTTGCAATCAATGTGATAATCCGCCCTGTGTGCAAGTATGTCCCGTTGGTGCAACGTTTAAAACCGACGATGGCGTAGTGTTGATAGACGATAAGCGTTGTATTGGATGCAGATATTGTGTACAAGCGTGTCCGTACGGGGCGCGATATATTCATCCCGAAAAACAAACAGCGGATAAATGCACGTTCTGTTATCATCGCATTACGAAAGGATTGTTGCCCGCGTGTGTTGAAGTATGTCCAACGCAAGCAAGAATCTTCGGCGATGTAAAAAGCACTGCAAGTCCGCTCACGCGATTTAAACGGATGAACAAAATATTTATGTTGAAACCATCACTCAACACGGAACCTAAAGTAATGTACTCAAATCTTGACGGAGAAGTGCGATGA
- a CDS encoding acyl-CoA dehydrogenase → MPNFFLDNSDILFHFNNFSIREIVAIAEENFEQAKHYNYAPINYEDAMENYRKVLEVVGDLAGNTIAQRSANVDEEGATFSEGNVSYASGTQENLRQLSQAELMGMIIPRKYGGLNFPFTIYMMAVEMISRADASLMNIFGLQDIADTIRKFGDEDQRREFLPKFSTGEYTGAMALTEPDAGSDLQAVKLQAYQNENGKWFLRGVKRFITNGNGEVLLVLARSEAGTKDGRGLSMFACYGDTTVKVRRIENKLGIHGSPTCELQFNDTPAQLVGSRKFGLIKYVLDLMYRARMGVSAQALGIAQAAYEEALKYAKEREQFGKAIYNIPVVANMLIDMRVMLESNRSLFYSSAQCVDTKEKLEEFVEKLKAEGKSFAEEYAELKNATKIANLLTPMTKYLLTESANKITYDALQIHGGTGYMKEFNIERLARDARITNIYEGTSQMQIVAAGGNVLNDILADFFSEKEKKEYNGGLSRLVQYLKEIRALYLDCLKYILDKKDTSFQDVAAKELVELYSYVYIGYLLLDEAEQEPRKIFIANRYILNSLANARRNAETIKSETFSDILHADKILQ, encoded by the coding sequence ATGCCCAATTTTTTTCTTGATAATAGCGACATTCTTTTTCATTTCAATAATTTCAGTATAAGAGAAATTGTTGCAATTGCAGAAGAAAATTTCGAACAAGCGAAACACTACAACTACGCTCCTATCAATTACGAAGATGCGATGGAAAATTATCGTAAAGTGTTGGAAGTTGTTGGCGATTTGGCGGGAAATACGATTGCGCAGCGTTCTGCAAACGTTGATGAAGAAGGAGCAACATTTTCCGAAGGAAACGTTTCGTATGCAAGTGGAACGCAGGAAAATTTACGTCAACTTTCGCAAGCGGAACTGATGGGAATGATTATTCCGCGAAAGTATGGCGGATTGAATTTTCCTTTTACCATATATATGATGGCGGTAGAAATGATTTCGCGTGCCGATGCATCGTTGATGAATATTTTTGGATTGCAGGATATTGCGGATACCATTCGGAAATTCGGAGACGAAGACCAGCGAAGGGAGTTTCTTCCAAAGTTTTCAACGGGGGAATATACGGGAGCAATGGCATTAACGGAACCGGATGCTGGTTCCGATTTACAGGCAGTGAAATTACAAGCGTATCAAAACGAAAATGGTAAATGGTTCTTACGCGGCGTGAAACGTTTTATTACGAATGGCAATGGAGAAGTTCTGCTTGTTCTTGCTCGCTCGGAAGCGGGAACAAAAGATGGACGCGGCTTGAGTATGTTTGCGTGTTATGGAGATACCACAGTGAAAGTTCGTCGTATCGAAAATAAATTGGGAATTCACGGTTCGCCGACGTGTGAATTGCAATTCAATGATACACCGGCGCAACTTGTTGGAAGCAGAAAATTCGGTTTGATAAAATATGTTCTCGATTTAATGTATCGTGCGCGAATGGGAGTTTCGGCGCAAGCGTTGGGAATTGCGCAAGCGGCGTATGAAGAAGCGTTGAAGTATGCCAAAGAGCGTGAACAGTTTGGAAAAGCGATTTACAATATTCCGGTTGTAGCAAATATGTTAATTGATATGCGCGTGATGTTGGAAAGCAATCGCTCGCTTTTTTACAGCAGCGCGCAATGTGTGGATACAAAAGAAAAACTTGAGGAGTTCGTTGAGAAATTAAAAGCAGAAGGAAAATCGTTCGCAGAAGAATATGCGGAATTAAAAAATGCAACGAAAATTGCCAACTTGCTTACTCCGATGACAAAATACCTTCTTACAGAATCGGCAAATAAAATTACGTACGATGCCTTGCAAATTCATGGCGGAACGGGATATATGAAAGAATTCAACATTGAACGACTTGCCCGTGATGCGCGCATTACGAATATTTACGAAGGCACGTCGCAAATGCAGATAGTTGCCGCCGGCGGAAACGTGTTGAATGATATTCTTGCTGATTTTTTTTCAGAAAAAGAAAAGAAAGAATACAATGGCGGATTATCGCGTCTTGTACAGTATTTAAAAGAAATCCGCGCGTTATATCTCGATTGTTTGAAATATATTCTCGACAAAAAAGACACAAGTTTTCAAGATGTGGCGGCAAAGGAATTAGTGGAATTGTATTCGTATGTGTACATCGGCTACTTGTTGCTTGATGAAGCAGAACAAGAGCCAAGGAAAATTTTTATCGCAAACCGCTACATCTTAAATTCGTTAGCCAATGCGCGCAGGAATGCCGAAACGATAAAGAGCGAAACATTTTCCGATATTCTTCATGCGGATAAAATTTTACAGTAG
- a CDS encoding cytochrome C produces the protein MKRIFPTSFYNLTTLIGAAVASVSFGLILFLLLLESLAANPKPYMGILAFVILPAVLIFGLLLIFYGIFREHRRERTGMPHGLHLPQIDFNKPRHRTAFTFIAFGAILLLLFSAFGSFKAYEYTDSDEFCGEMCHSVMSPEFTAYQFSPHARVGCAKCHIGSGAGWFVKSKLSGTYQVYAVLSDNVPKPIPTPIENLRPAQETCEQCHWPKHFYSEKQHENTYFLSDEQNTKWTLNLLMKIGGGNIEAGPTSGIHWHMNISHEVTYATLDQEREIIPWIRSKTPDGKVTIYKSTEIVISDDSLAKTFQRKMDCIDCHNRPTHIYHPPARSVNHIMSLGWISPKLPNAKNISVKALEYPYTTQQIGIDSIRIVIDEYYQSNYPHIVTSKKKEIEQMISEVQKIFSRNYFPEMKVNWKNFRNNIGHLYYKGCFRCHDGKHVSENGKVLSRDCNQCHTILAQHFEQDTLRISLGGIDYQHPTDVGDAWKEMNCSDCHHTEE, from the coding sequence GTGAAACGCATATTTCCCACATCATTCTATAATCTTACTACACTCATCGGAGCAGCGGTTGCAAGTGTGAGTTTCGGTTTGATTTTGTTTTTGTTGCTGCTCGAATCGTTGGCGGCAAACCCAAAACCGTATATGGGAATACTTGCGTTTGTGATTTTACCCGCTGTTTTGATATTTGGCTTGCTGTTAATTTTTTACGGAATTTTTCGTGAGCACCGGAGAGAGCGAACAGGAATGCCGCACGGTTTGCATCTTCCACAAATAGATTTCAATAAACCGCGGCACCGAACTGCATTTACGTTTATTGCGTTTGGAGCAATACTTCTCTTATTATTTTCTGCATTCGGAAGTTTTAAAGCGTATGAGTACACTGATTCGGATGAATTTTGCGGCGAAATGTGTCATTCAGTAATGTCGCCGGAATTTACTGCGTACCAATTTTCTCCGCACGCGCGTGTGGGTTGTGCAAAATGTCATATCGGTTCCGGCGCAGGGTGGTTTGTGAAATCAAAACTTTCGGGAACTTATCAAGTATACGCAGTGCTTTCCGATAATGTTCCGAAACCAATTCCGACACCGATTGAAAATTTACGACCAGCACAGGAAACATGTGAACAATGTCATTGGCCTAAACATTTTTACAGCGAAAAACAACACGAGAATACGTATTTTCTTTCCGATGAACAGAATACAAAATGGACGTTGAATTTATTGATGAAAATCGGCGGAGGAAATATTGAAGCGGGACCGACGTCGGGGATTCATTGGCATATGAATATTTCGCACGAAGTAACGTATGCAACGCTTGACCAAGAAAGGGAAATTATTCCGTGGATACGCTCGAAAACTCCCGACGGAAAAGTTACGATTTACAAAAGTACGGAAATAGTAATAAGCGACGATTCGCTTGCAAAAACATTTCAGCGGAAAATGGATTGCATAGATTGTCATAATCGTCCGACGCATATTTATCACCCGCCGGCGCGTTCGGTGAATCATATAATGTCGCTTGGATGGATTAGTCCGAAACTTCCGAACGCAAAAAATATTTCAGTAAAAGCATTGGAGTATCCTTATACAACGCAGCAAATCGGCATTGACAGTATTCGAATTGTAATTGATGAATATTATCAATCGAATTATCCGCATATTGTTACGTCGAAGAAAAAGGAAATTGAGCAAATGATTTCTGAAGTGCAAAAAATTTTCAGCAGAAATTATTTTCCGGAAATGAAAGTGAACTGGAAAAATTTCCGCAACAATATCGGTCATCTTTACTATAAAGGATGTTTTCGTTGCCACGATGGAAAGCACGTGAGTGAAAATGGAAAAGTGCTTTCGCGCGATTGCAATCAATGTCATACAATTCTTGCGCAGCATTTTGAACAAGATACATTGCGCATTTCGTTAGGCGGTATTGATTATCAGCATCCGACTGATGTCGGCGATGCGTGGAAAGAAATGAATTGCAGCGATTGTCATCATACGGAAGAGTAA
- a CDS encoding polysulfide reductase has product MNERLYELLKHVTGFIYPNEIDVHWSILIVVYPYLTGLVAGAFILASLVKVFNVKEVQSVYKLSLLTALAFLLIAPLPLLLHLGHPERSYEIFLSPNFTSAMAMFGFVYAWYLMVVLLLEIWFTYRRDLIVWSQQETFPMKWIHKMLSLFSKDTSEDSIVFDKKVLKAITIIGIPSAFLLHGYVGFIFGSIKANPWWSSVLIPIVFLFSAIVSGIALVILLYMIITPMRGEAIDMKCLDKMASFLFYAVIVDFSLEMLDFIHRLYESEESIKILGELVMNKLFISLVIIQVLLGMIIPLGIIVSVKLLKLEDELRKLLYFVSVILIQLGIFATRWNVVIGGQMFSKSFRGLTTYKMEITGLEGLLTALVLLILPLFVLALLLKIFPAWDVQKPDDLEAVSD; this is encoded by the coding sequence ATGAACGAACGACTCTACGAACTCTTGAAACACGTAACGGGATTCATCTATCCCAACGAAATTGATGTTCATTGGTCAATTCTCATTGTCGTATATCCGTACCTTACAGGACTTGTTGCGGGAGCATTTATTCTCGCATCTCTTGTAAAAGTATTTAACGTCAAAGAAGTACAATCAGTGTATAAACTTTCGCTCCTTACGGCACTAGCGTTTCTTTTAATTGCACCGCTTCCGTTACTGTTGCATCTCGGACATCCCGAACGTTCCTACGAAATATTTCTTTCTCCGAATTTCACTTCAGCGATGGCGATGTTCGGGTTTGTTTATGCGTGGTATTTGATGGTAGTGCTATTGTTGGAAATCTGGTTCACGTATCGTCGCGATTTGATTGTATGGTCGCAGCAAGAAACGTTTCCTATGAAGTGGATTCACAAGATGCTTTCACTCTTTTCAAAAGATACAAGTGAAGATTCAATCGTGTTCGATAAAAAAGTATTGAAAGCCATTACAATAATTGGAATTCCTTCTGCCTTTCTCTTACACGGATATGTAGGATTTATTTTCGGTTCGATTAAAGCGAATCCTTGGTGGAGCAGTGTTTTGATCCCCATTGTATTTCTCTTTTCCGCAATCGTTTCCGGTATCGCCTTAGTGATTCTCCTCTATATGATCATTACGCCGATGCGCGGCGAAGCCATTGATATGAAATGCCTCGATAAAATGGCATCCTTTCTTTTCTATGCCGTTATTGTGGATTTCTCGTTGGAAATGCTCGACTTTATTCATCGTTTATACGAAAGCGAAGAATCCATAAAAATTCTTGGTGAACTCGTGATGAATAAACTGTTCATCAGTCTTGTCATTATTCAGGTTTTACTCGGAATGATCATCCCACTCGGAATTATCGTCAGCGTAAAACTTTTGAAATTGGAAGACGAACTCAGAAAACTTTTATACTTTGTTTCCGTAATTCTCATTCAACTTGGAATATTTGCAACACGATGGAACGTTGTTATCGGCGGACAAATGTTTTCCAAAAGTTTTCGCGGACTTACAACATACAAAATGGAAATTACCGGACTTGAAGGATTACTCACTGCATTAGTGCTGCTGATTCTTCCATTATTTGTTCTTGCTCTTCTATTGAAAATATTTCCCGCGTGGGATGTTCAAAAACCCGACGACCTCGAAGCAGTTTCGGATTAG